In the genome of Chiroxiphia lanceolata isolate bChiLan1 chromosome 17, bChiLan1.pri, whole genome shotgun sequence, one region contains:
- the TP53INP2 gene encoding tumor protein p53-inducible nuclear protein 2 isoform X2 — MFQRLTSLFFSDSNAPEGLEEPKPFVEEEEEEDGWLVIDLAEEPGPDGVGSSPMEDLLIEHPSMSVYVTSTLEVDGEGPEDDAAGEVPEPRLERHMVHHGRSLAVKAAILDKVGQAQRVQRAKQLAERHRLGQKALQRQNRARQRPPRRAKQLPGAFVHQPCQRHCNY; from the exons ATGTTTCAGCGTCTCACCAGCCTCTTCTTCAGTGACAGCAATGCGCCAGAGGGCCTAGAGGAGCCCAAACCCTTTGtcgaggaggaagaggaggaggatggctGGCTCGTAATTGATCTTGCAG AGGAGCCCGGCCCTGACGGCGTGGGGAGCAGCCCCATGGAGGACCTGCTCATCGAGCACCCCAGCATGTCCGTCTATGTCACCAGCACCCTCGAGGTGGATGGGGAGGGCCCCGAGGACGATGCTGCCGG GGAGGTGCCGGAGCCGCGGCTGGAGCGGCACATGGTGCACCACGGCCGGTCCCTGGCGGTGAAGGCGGCCATCCTGGACAAGGTGGGGCAGGCGCAGCGGGTGCAGCGGGCCAAGCAACTGGCGGAGCGGCACCGGCTGGGCCAGAAGGCACTGCAGCGGCAGAACCGCGcccggcagcgcccgccccgccgtgccaagcagctccctggggccTTTgtgcaccagccctgccagcgCCACTGCAACTACTGA
- the TP53INP2 gene encoding tumor protein p53-inducible nuclear protein 2 isoform X1: MFQRLTSLFFSDSNAPEGLEEPKPFVEEEEEEDGWLVIDLAGSRARPGPARRGGAGGTGRSARPRPTPSGPPPPPAASPAPAGPCLMDESWFVTPPPCFTAEEPGPDGVGSSPMEDLLIEHPSMSVYVTSTLEVDGEGPEDDAAGEVPEPRLERHMVHHGRSLAVKAAILDKVGQAQRVQRAKQLAERHRLGQKALQRQNRARQRPPRRAKQLPGAFVHQPCQRHCNY, encoded by the exons ATGTTTCAGCGTCTCACCAGCCTCTTCTTCAGTGACAGCAATGCGCCAGAGGGCCTAGAGGAGCCCAAACCCTTTGtcgaggaggaagaggaggaggatggctGGCTCGTAATTGATCTTGCAG GCAGCCGTGCCCgccccggcccagcccggcGAGGGGGTGCTGGCGGTACCGGGCGctcggcgcggccccgcccgaCGCCCTCTGGTccgccaccaccaccagccGCTTCCCCGGCTCCGGCCGGTCCCTGCTTGATGGACGAGAGTTGGTTTGTCACCCCTCCCCCCTGTTTTACTGCAGAGGAGCCCGGCCCTGACGGCGTGGGGAGCAGCCCCATGGAGGACCTGCTCATCGAGCACCCCAGCATGTCCGTCTATGTCACCAGCACCCTCGAGGTGGATGGGGAGGGCCCCGAGGACGATGCTGCCGG GGAGGTGCCGGAGCCGCGGCTGGAGCGGCACATGGTGCACCACGGCCGGTCCCTGGCGGTGAAGGCGGCCATCCTGGACAAGGTGGGGCAGGCGCAGCGGGTGCAGCGGGCCAAGCAACTGGCGGAGCGGCACCGGCTGGGCCAGAAGGCACTGCAGCGGCAGAACCGCGcccggcagcgcccgccccgccgtgccaagcagctccctggggccTTTgtgcaccagccctgccagcgCCACTGCAACTACTGA